The DNA region GCCTTCCACGTGCTGGACGTCATGGAGTCCGTGCTCGAGTCGGCCCGCAGCGGGTCCGCCGTCGCGGTCCGAAGCACCGCATCCCGGCCGGAGCCCGTGCCGCTGACCCGCCCAGCCATTCCCGTGGAGTTTTTGTCCACATAAACCGCCTTTTGGGGCGGCAAATCTGCCATTGTCTGGACAAAAACTCGGGATCAGAAGGTGCGGTCGCTGCGGGCGGTGCGGTTCCGGCCCAGTGACTTGGCCGTATACAGCGCTGCATCCGCGGAGGCGATCAGCGCCTCCAGGCCTGCTGTGCCGGCGTCGTACGTGGTGATGCCATAACTTACGGTAGGCATCTGCGGTCCATCTGCTTTTGAGGCCTGCGCCAGCCGCAGGCTGATCGCGTCGGCGATTCTCTCCGCGCTGTCCGCGGTGCCACCTGGGATGAAGAGGACGAATTCCTCACCCCCGTAGCGTCCCGCCAGATCCGTTGACCGGACAGTGTCCCGGCAGGCCCCGGCGAAGGCCTGCAGAACCTCGTCCCCGGCAGCGTGGCCATAGGTATCGTTGACTGCCTTGAAGTGGTCCAGATCGGCAAGGATCAGGACCCCTGATGGCTTGGCCACCGGCGGATGGGCCAGCTGCTCCGAGGCAAGGTCCAGGAATGCCTTGCGGTTGAGGAGCCCGGTGAGATCGTCCCTGGTGGCCGCCATCCGAAGGGCCTGGGTCTGCTGCTCACTGCTGAGCGCCGCCATGCTGAAGGACGCCACCACCAGCATCACCATGGTGACCAGGGTGGTGACCTCGGAGCCAAATATCGTCACGAAGGTGGATCCGGCTTGGCCGTCCAGGAGGAAAGCAACCAGCCGGCCAAGATAGAAAACGGACACGCCGGCAGCCACGGCTGCCATCGGGATCCTGACCCGCGAGTATCCGGGCTCCAGCTGCCACAACTCACGGGACGCCAGGCCGATCGAGAAGCTCATCCCGGCAAGGAAAACGGGACCGCCGGCCCAGACATTGGTGGCAGGATTGTCGACGGCGGATGCAACCAAGGTGGCAAGCGGAATCCCGTTGAAGGCCCATCGCGGCGGCGGCATCGACCGCAGCGAACGGGCACCGGCCCAGACAGCTACACCGCCGTGGACCAGGAGCACGTTCCCCAGCGGGTTTGCCCACCACTGGTGCGGGGTGCCGTCGAGGAGGAAGGCGGCGGAGCCGGAGAGGAAGAACACCAGGGCCAGGCACCACCAGCCGCTGTAGGGGGAGCGTGTGGTCCGGTAGGCCGAGAAGTAGAACAACAGCCCCAGCGCCAGCGCCATCAGGGCAAAGGCGATCCTCAGGGTCGCTGTATCCAGAACCATATTCCCCGAATTCCCCCTGGCAGCGAAGTGATGCTCGCCCCAGTATTACACTGCTCTACGCAGTGCCGCCCGCTAGGGTGGAAAATGATTCCTGGCGCTCGTCGCAGGCCCGCATAAATCAGACTTATGGGCGCCCCAGCTTCGCTTGCGTGGAATCCCAGCCCTGCTCTTGAAGCCGCTCAAAGCCGTCCAGCAGCAGGTCGAGGGCGAACTCGAACTCAAACTGGTCATCGCATCCCTGCCCTACCACTGACCTATCATCGTGCCTGGCGGCCATGGCAACCTGCAGGATGTTCGGATACCGCCTGGACATCTCCTGGAACATGGCGGCCTGGGCTTCCGGCGTGACGTCGGCCTCCGCCTCGTGGCTGCCGGCGTCGTCGAACAGCTCCTGGGTAAACCCCCACATGCGGCTGCCGAGGGCATGCATCACGTGGTGCGTAAGATCCACGGAGAAACCGCCTGCCAGGAACATCCCGATGAAATCATCCATGTACTCAAGGACCGCCGGCGACCGGCTGGTGCGGGATTCCACCACCTGGCGCGCCCACGGGTGCCGCAGGAGCGCTTGCCTGGCGGAGAGGATCCTCAACCGGACCGCGTCCTTCCAGCCGGGGCCGCGTGCAGGGGGATCAATTTCCCCAACGATGACGTCAACCATGCCGTCGAGGAGTTCATCCTTGTTGGCAACATGCTTGTAGAGCGCCATGGGCACCACCCCGAGTTGCTGGGCGAGCCTGCGCATGCTGAGCGACTCGATGCCAACGTCGTCAGCGAGTGAGACGGCGGCCTCCAGCACCCGGACCCTGTTCAGGGGGGTCCGGCGCGGGGCTTCGATCTGCTCAGTCATCTGCACACCTCTCCTTAGGGGTTTCCTCTTGACAAGTGTACTGCGTACACCTAGCGTTGAGCTCATCAGGTGTACGCCGTACACCAAGTCATGAAGGATTCGCTATGCCAACGGTTGCCACCGCCCCGCCCGTCAGGCGCTCCCGAGCCCAATGGCCCGTGCCTGCCGGGCTGATTCTTCTCAGCCTTATCCCGGTGCTGGCCGGAGCGTCGCGCCTGACAGAACTAACCGGAGGTGCCGCCATCACGCCTGCGAACGCGCGGTTCTTTGCCTCGCCTGTCCCCGTGGTGATCCACATTCTCAGTGTCACCATCTACAGCTTGCTGGGGGCGTTCCAGTTCGTTCCGTCGCTTCGACGCAGGCGCGGCTGGCACCGTATCGCCGGACGCATCCTGGTGCCCGCGGGCCTGCTTGCTGCCCTCTCCGGATTGTGGATGGCACTGTTCTACGTCCTCCCGGCCGGCACCACCGACGTCCCGATTCGGCTGTTCTTCGGCTCCGCAATGCTGGTGAGCCTCATTATGGGTCTCTTGGCGATTCGCCGCCGGGACTTCGTGCGGCACAGCGCGTGGATGACGCGCGGCTATGCGATCGGCATCGCCGCGGGAACCCAAGCCCTGGTGATCCTGCCCTGGATGCTCCTCGTGGGTCCTCCCGATGAGCTCACCGGGGCTCTGCTGATGGGGGCCGCATGGGTGATCAATCTTGCCGTGGCTGAGTACGTCATCCACCGGCGATCACTGCTATCCGCGCGGACGCAATGAGTCTTCAGTCAACGTGGCGTGAAACCGGCCCCCATTGCCCTAGCCGAACGCCGCTCCGTGGGGTTAGAGTTGGAAACCGGTCAGGCGTCCCGCTTCGGAGGTGCCCGTAAGGACCGGGAGAGAACGGAGGTGGTTTTGATGACTGTTACAGCCGCGCGCCTTGTGCGCCCCGCAAACGTCAAACCAACCACCCCTGTCTCCAGCTTCCGCACCGCATAGGGCACACTGCCCGCACGCCAGAACACCTTGGGCCTCGCCCGGGGACTGGCCGGTGCCAGGGGACATATCCCGAGGTATCACATTGAAAAATTCTTCAGGCACAAGCCTGGACAGTCTTGTTGAATCTATTTCTACCGAACCCGAGCAAGCCGGACCGTTCCTTTACGGCTATTCCACCGCCGTCGCACAGCACTTCGATGAACACCCGGCACCGGGACCCTGCGAACGCGGGCGGGTGGTGCGGGTTGACCGCAGCCTCGTCCTGGTCGCGGTCGGCGCGGAGCTCCTCCACCTGCCCTACCCGCTCGACGCCGGCGTTCCCGTTACCGGGGACTGGGTATGGATCGGACCCAACCGCGGAGGGGACCGCCAGATCGTGGACGTACTCCCCCGGCGTTCAGAGCTCAGTCGCAAGCGGGCCTTCGAGGCCTCCTCCGCCGCGCAGGCCCTGGCCGCCAACATGGACGTGGTGGGCGTAGTGGTACCGGCTGACCGGCCCCTGACGCACAACCGCCTCGAACGCACCCTCGTCGCCGCTTGGGATTCCGGCGCTGTTCCCCTAGTGATCATCACCAAGGCGGACCTGGCCGACGTGGCGGACGACGTCGTCGGGAAGGCAATCCTGCAGGCGGCGGGCGTCGCTGTGGTCACCACGTCTGCCGAGAACGGCGACGGGATGGACGAACTGCTGGCCCACCTGCCGCCAAACTGCACGCTTGTCCTCCTGGGGCCGTCGGGGGCAGGGAAGTCCACGCTGATCAATGCATTGGTGGGCCGCAACGTGCAGGACACTGGCGAAGTCCGGTCCGGCGATTTCAGGGGCAAGCACACCACCACCTCCCGGGAACTTGTCCCGCTGGCCAACGGCGCGGTCCTCATGGACACTCCAGGCGTACGGGGATTCTCGCTTTTCGACGCCGACGACGGCATGGAGCAGATGTTCGGCGATGTGGAGGAACTCGCCGGCCTCTGCCGGTTTTCGGACTGCGCCCATCAGCGGGAGCCGGGCTGCGCCGTGCAGGCTGCACTCACTGACGGCACACTCGAGGACCGCCGCTGGAACAACTACCTGAAACTCCAGCGCGAACTTGCCGCGCTGGCCCGCCGCAAGGATGCCGCAGCCACCCGGGCATACCAGCGTGAGTGGCACCAGAAGGTGGTGGGAGGAGGGAAATCCCAGCGTTCGGCGGAGCGCGCCAGTTCCGAGCGCCAGGAGGAGCAACGGTCAAAGCGGAAGCGGCGCTGACGCTGTAAGGGCCCGGACAGCGACGCTGTCCGGGCCCCTTAGGCAGTTCTTACGGGACTATTTGGGCTTCTTGACGTTGAGGCTGTCCCAACCGATCAGGTTTCCTTCCGAGTTGAAAACAACGATTCGGTAATTCCCCGACTTGGTGGTTTGCGGAGTTTTCGCGATAACGGTTCCGGCTGCGTCAGCCTTGTACCAGCCGAGGCCGGACGAGTCGAGGAAGGCGTAAACCCATTCGTTGGCCGGAAGGTTCTTGAGTGAAACGTCAGAACCTCCCTCGGAGACTGTCTGCCCTTCCAGTCCGAAGTTCTGTTCGGTGGTGCCGTTCAGCTTCTTTGCAGGGTAGGCCGGGGTAAAGTCCGGCTCGTGGTCTTCCACTGCGGCACTTACCTTGTATGGCGTCACGCTGATCCGGTCGATGTTGGGCGCGTAGCTGGACCTGAGGAGGATCCCGGGCCAGGTGTCCGAAATGTAGGTCTCTCCGTCGAAGTTGGGCAGTTCTTCCGAGCTGAAGGCGATGGAATTCGTGCCTGCCTGGAGCTCGACGGCGATGGTCATCTCCCAGAAGTTGTTCTGGTGGAACGTGTGCGGGAACAGGACACGCCGTGATTCAGCCCCGTTGACGGAGATGTCTGCCGGGCGTGCCAGCGGGTCAGGGTTGTAGTGGGAAGCCGGTGACTGCTCCTCGTTTGAATAGCGGACGGTCAGCGCGTACGTTCCAGCCGTATCGACGATCACGTTGTTGAAAGCCAGGCTGTTGACGTTGCCCGGCTCCCCTCCGATTCCTGTGACGGCCTTGCCGCCCTCTGCCAGGGAAAGGTCGGTGACGGCGGCGGTGCCGTTGACCGTTGCTTGTTCTGCCTGATACACGGCGGAGGCAAGAGTGCCATCGGTGTCCTCAGTGCGGACGCGGTCCACCTTGAGCGTGCCGGAGGTACCTGTGACGGTCACCTTGTTGATCCCGCCAGTAAGGAACACGGGAAGGCTCCTGGACTCCCCCACATCGGTAATGGCCTGGCCGTTCACGGACAGCGCCCCCGTGCCGCCTCCCAGTGTGTCAATGCCAAGGGTGGATTCGCCGTCCTCCTGTGAATAGACCCAGAAAGTAGCCGACTGGCCCGGAGCAAGCGCCGCGACGCCGGATGCCGAGGTGTT from Arthrobacter pascens includes:
- the rsgA gene encoding ribosome small subunit-dependent GTPase A, which codes for MKNSSGTSLDSLVESISTEPEQAGPFLYGYSTAVAQHFDEHPAPGPCERGRVVRVDRSLVLVAVGAELLHLPYPLDAGVPVTGDWVWIGPNRGGDRQIVDVLPRRSELSRKRAFEASSAAQALAANMDVVGVVVPADRPLTHNRLERTLVAAWDSGAVPLVIITKADLADVADDVVGKAILQAAGVAVVTTSAENGDGMDELLAHLPPNCTLVLLGPSGAGKSTLINALVGRNVQDTGEVRSGDFRGKHTTTSRELVPLANGAVLMDTPGVRGFSLFDADDGMEQMFGDVEELAGLCRFSDCAHQREPGCAVQAALTDGTLEDRRWNNYLKLQRELAALARRKDAAATRAYQREWHQKVVGGGKSQRSAERASSERQEEQRSKRKRR
- a CDS encoding GGDEF domain-containing protein — translated: MVLDTATLRIAFALMALALGLLFYFSAYRTTRSPYSGWWCLALVFFLSGSAAFLLDGTPHQWWANPLGNVLLVHGGVAVWAGARSLRSMPPPRWAFNGIPLATLVASAVDNPATNVWAGGPVFLAGMSFSIGLASRELWQLEPGYSRVRIPMAAVAAGVSVFYLGRLVAFLLDGQAGSTFVTIFGSEVTTLVTMVMLVVASFSMAALSSEQQTQALRMAATRDDLTGLLNRKAFLDLASEQLAHPPVAKPSGVLILADLDHFKAVNDTYGHAAGDEVLQAFAGACRDTVRSTDLAGRYGGEEFVLFIPGGTADSAERIADAISLRLAQASKADGPQMPTVSYGITTYDAGTAGLEALIASADAALYTAKSLGRNRTARSDRTF
- a CDS encoding TetR/AcrR family transcriptional regulator C-terminal domain-containing protein, translated to MTEQIEAPRRTPLNRVRVLEAAVSLADDVGIESLSMRRLAQQLGVVPMALYKHVANKDELLDGMVDVIVGEIDPPARGPGWKDAVRLRILSARQALLRHPWARQVVESRTSRSPAVLEYMDDFIGMFLAGGFSVDLTHHVMHALGSRMWGFTQELFDDAGSHEAEADVTPEAQAAMFQEMSRRYPNILQVAMAARHDDRSVVGQGCDDQFEFEFALDLLLDGFERLQEQGWDSTQAKLGRP
- a CDS encoding DUF2306 domain-containing protein, encoding MPTVATAPPVRRSRAQWPVPAGLILLSLIPVLAGASRLTELTGGAAITPANARFFASPVPVVIHILSVTIYSLLGAFQFVPSLRRRRGWHRIAGRILVPAGLLAALSGLWMALFYVLPAGTTDVPIRLFFGSAMLVSLIMGLLAIRRRDFVRHSAWMTRGYAIGIAAGTQALVILPWMLLVGPPDELTGALLMGAAWVINLAVAEYVIHRRSLLSARTQ